The following are encoded together in the Cheilinus undulatus linkage group 3, ASM1832078v1, whole genome shotgun sequence genome:
- the LOC121507266 gene encoding dnaJ homolog subfamily B member 9-like, with amino-acid sequence MALQGVSHWMQACVVLQLSLSVILTTAAPETSRNYYNILNVEPTASDSQIRKAFRRLAVKYHPDKNKSTDAEKTFREIAEAYKVLSDKEQRRQYDSVGHAVFLNRDKTSLNPEDQPETGFHFSFADFFHHFDESILMEEEVFHWSFKEEGGGAYEHYSFQEPGFSFLFHDSDEYEDY; translated from the exons ATGGCACTGCAAGGTGTTTCCCACTGGATGCAAGCCTGCGTGGTCCTGCAGCTCTCCTTATCTGTAATCCTGACCACCGCTGCCCCAGAGACAAGCAGAAACTACTACAATATTCTTAATGTTGAGCCCACAGCGAGTGACAGCCAGATAAGGAAGGCTTTCCGCAGGCTGGCAGTAAAATACCACCCCGACAAGAACAAGAGTACAGATGCAGAGAAGACTTTCAGGGAGATTGCTGAAG CCTACAAGGTGCTTTCTGACAAGGAGCAGAGAAGGCAGTATGACAGTGTCGGCCATGCAGTCTTCCTAAACCGTGACAAGACCTCCCTTAACCCTGAGGACCAACCTGAAACAGGCTTCCACTTCAGTTTTGCAGACTTCTTCCACCACTTTGATGAGAGTATTCTTATGGAGGAGGAGGTCTTTCACTGGAGTTTCAAGGAGGAAGGGGGTGGTGCATATGAGCATTACAGTTTCCAGGAGCCAGGCTTCAGCTTTTTGTTCCATGACAGCGACGAATATGAAGACTACTAG
- the zc3h10 gene encoding zinc finger CCCH domain-containing protein 10: MPDRDSSYLSGGGGSAGSLGEEGGPGSGLAGSSGEGRGGSGGSVGGSVSGSGSMGGGGALGNGNSCGNGGSGGQGAGLALDGVCRDFIRNVCKRGKRCRFRHPDFNEVPDLGVQKNEFIFCHDHQNKECMRSNCRFVHGSKEDEDYYKKTGELPLRLRGKVAARLGLSPMDLPHSRGEVPICRDFLKGECQRGNKCKFRHVKKDYEYEPNRVGVGGVVGPGASGMVNSVGGIGGGGGGACGGMQGLVGGGGGGGSNMMGMGCPSLGGCRDPGISGVGGMGVGGMSGCLSISSAGQRRYDRSSCSVYDPLLESGLFDAGSLEASMDHTALQLKRRRLEGLRLTDGSGGGHYELGVQATLPPRPLECRFLEEENSLLRKRVEELKKQVSNLIATNEVLLEQNAQFRSQAKVMTLSSTPAPAEQSLAPPVGAVSSYNHGIAQTHTTLSSAGLQPRPVTQQDLVAPTGAPAAPPTNAAPPTAPPPHLNPEITPLSAALAQTIAQGMAPPVSMAPVAVSVAPVAVSMTQPLPGITMSHATTPMVSYPIASQSMRITTLPH; the protein is encoded by the exons ATGCCTGACCGGGACAGTTCCTACCTATCAGGTGGTGGTGGGAGTGCTGGTAGTCTGGGTGAAGAAGGAGGACCTGGGTCCGGTTTGGCAGGGAGCTCAGGGGAGGGCAGAGGGGGTTCAGGAGGAAGCGTTGGAGGCAGCGTATCTGGCTCTGGGAGCATGGGGGGAGGTGGGGCGCTCGGCAATGGTAACAGTTGTGGGAATGGTGGAAGTGGGGGGCAAGGGGCTGGACTGGCATTAGACGGTGTCTGCAGGGACTTCATACGCAATGTCTGCAAGAGAGGGAAACGTTGCCGCTTCAGACACCCAGACTTTAATGAGGTACCAGACTTAGGAGTGCAAAAGAATGAGTTTATCTTCTGTCATGACCACCAAAATAAAGAGTGCATGCGCTCCAACTGTCGCTTTGTTCATGGATCTAAAGAAGATGAGGACTATTACAAGAAAACAGGAGAGCTGCCCCTCAGACTCAGAGGGAAGGTAGCAGCACGACTGGGCCTGTCCCCAATGGATCTCCCCCACAGCCGTGGGGAAGTCCCTATCTGCAGAGACTTTCTGAAGGGGGAGTGCCAGAGAGGCAATAAATGTAAATTTCGTCATGTCAAAAAAGACTATGAATATGAGCCCAACAGAGTTGGAGTGGGGGGAGTTGTGGGGCCTGGAGCCAGTGGAATGGTGAATTCTGTGGGAGGGAtaggtggtggaggaggaggtgctTGTGGAGGAATGCAAGGGCTTGTgggaggtggtggtggaggtggaAGCAATATGATGGGGATGGGTTGCCCCAGCCTTGGCGGGTGCAGAGATCCTGGTATCTCAGGAGTTGGGGGAATGGGTGTAGGAGGGATGAGTGGTTGTCTGTCTATAAGCTCTGCAGGTCAGCGGCGTTACGACAGGAGCTCCTGCTCTGTGTATGACCCCCTGCTGGAGAGTGGACTGTTTGATGCTGGCTCTCTTGAGGCCTCAATGGACCACACTGCTCTGCAGCTGAAGAGGCGGCGGCTGGAGGGGCTGCGCCTGACAGATGGGAGTGGAGGAGGCCACTATGAACTGGGAGTTCAGGCAACCTTACCACCACGGCCCCTGGAGTGCAGGTTCCTGGAGGAGGAAAACTCCCTGCTGAGGAAGAGAGTTGAAGAATTAAAGAAGCAG GTTTCTAATCTCATTGCCACAAATGAGGTTCTTCTGGAGCAGAACGCCCAGTTCAGGAGCCAGGCCAAGGTGATGACGCTGTCCTCCACCCCTGCTCCCGCTGAGCAGAGTCTGGCGCCCCCTGTGGGTGCTGTAAGTTCCTACAATCATGGCATTGCACAGACCCACACCACCCTGAGCAGCGCAGGACTGCAGCCACGACCCGTCACCCAGCAAGACCTCGTCGCTCCCACCGGTGCTCCAGCAGCTCCCCCAACAAACGCGGCCCCACCGACAGCCCCTCCACCCCACCTCAACCCTGAGATCACccccctctctgctgctcttgcACAGACCATCGCTCAAGGCATGGCACCACCAGTTTCTATGGCACCAGTGGCTGTGTCTGTGGCACCTGTGGCAGTGTCGATGACCCAGCCTCTGCCTGGTATCACCATGAGTCACGCCACCACCCCGATGGTGTCATACCCTATCGCAAGTCAGAGTATGAGGATCACCACACTGCCTCACTAA